GAAGTCCAGTGACGAATGGCGCCGGACAGGATTGTAGAAACTGTCGATGTAACGGCCGATAGCATTCTCGGCATCCTGTCGGGTCAGGAAGATCGTCCGCCAAACGAGTTCGGATTTCAAGGTTTTGAAGAAGGTCTCGACAATGGCATTGATGCTCCTATATTTGTCAAACTGGGCGTGGTGATGTTTGTGACCCACAAAGATGACGGTAGATTTCGCGTACAATGTATCGTTCAAGGCATCTGACAATTTCCCGGCGTGTTTTTCCTTCCGTCGTTCTTTTTGCCACGTAGGCTCGGGTCATTTCATGATCGCGCATTCGCACGATAGCCACGCGATACAGGGCAGCATTAGCCTGACGGTTTCCCCCACGATTTAATCGCATACGGTTTGTCTTGCCGCTTGAGGCTGGAACAGGACAGACACCACAGAGTTTGGCCAATGCCGCTTCGGATCTGATACGCTCCGGATTATCTCCCACCAGAATCAGCATTTCGGCCACTGTCATGGTTGAGATACCATGAGACGCCATCAGTCCAGGGGCTTTTTCATGCGCCATGCGCTCCAGTTCCCGGTCATGACCGTCAACCTCCTCATGGAGCGCCAGACAACGACGTGCAATGGACCTCAGGACCATTTTCGCTGAAGCTGTTGGAGAATTTATCTGCGTCGGCTGGTGCCACGCCGCCAGATGCCGGATCAATGTGATGCGCCCGTTTATCTTTTCAAGCGTATCGCGGAGTTCAACTGGCGCATTGATAATCAACGTTTTCAACGTGATCATGGCCTGAGAACGGGCTTTGACAGCGCTGTCGCGCGCAACCTTGAGGTGACGGAGCATTTCTGATGTGCCAGTTTGTGTCTTGGCCAGAGCTGTTGTCTGCCCATTCAGGACTGATCGGGCGGCTCCCTCCGCATCAAGAGCGTCAGATTTGCCTTGAAGATAGCGGATCTGACGATTAGGGCGCATGACATCCATTACGACATGGCCTTTTGCCATAAGGGCGCGAGAGAGATTGGCGCCAAAAGAGCCGGTTCCTTCAATACCAAAAGCCTTGACCTGCCCGAAACCTGATGCCCAGATTTCAAGATCACGATATCCCCGGCTGGTTGTTGGAATGGTTTTTTCGCCCAAACGAGCACCGTGAGTGTTAATCGCAACAGCAATATGGTTGGACTTGTGAGTGTCGACGCCGATAATGACCTGATCCATGATGACCTCCCTGGTGGGTTGGCCTGACAGCAATCAAAGAGGACAGGACTGTGAGGGTACGTAACCGTCAGGCTTCTATTAGGCCACATCTCCAATGCCGTCAGGGCACAGTCTGATGGCCGACACGTCAATGCAATGACACGAAGTCAATCGTAGCAGGGGTCAGGCCACCAGACTGCGATATCATATTCACAGTCGTAACAATTTCCCTTGCCGGACATTGAGATCAACGCTCCGTGTTTCAAAATCTCACTCTGATAATCAATCGAACAATATTGACTGCTACGGTCGGAATGACAGATCAGGCCGGGCTCAGGGCGCCGAATGGCGAAGGCCCGGCGGAGCGCCGCCAGCGCCAGGTCACGGTGCAAGCGGTCACTGACGGCCCAACCGATGATGCGCCTGGAGAACAGGTCCATGACAATGGCCAGGTAAAGCCAGCCTTCCTTCGTCCAAATGTATGAAATGTCGGCTGACCATTTCTCATTCGGAGCGGTCGCGCTGAAATTCTGATCCAGCAGATTCGGGGCAACCGGCCAGGCGTGTTCGCTATCCGTCGTGCGTTTGAAACGGCGCTTTTGTCGAGCTCGCAGGCCGTTGTCCCGCATGATGCGCGCTGTTCGCCGGCGCCCGACGGGCAAGCCTTGGTCCCGCAGTTCCCGGGTCATGCGCGGACTGCCATAGGTGCCGTTGGACAAGGCGAAGGCCGATCGCACATGGGCAAGCAGCACCATGTCCTGCCGTTGGCGTTGGCTGGGAGCCCGGCCACGCGACGCAAAATAGCCGCTTTGACTGACACCCAGAACCCGGCACAGTCGTTGGACAGGGAAGTCCGTTTTCGCCCGGTCAATGAGTTCGAACCTCATCGACTTCCCTCCCGAGCGAAAAAAGCCGTTGCCCGTTTCAGGATATCCCGCTCCTGGCGAAGAATTTCATTCTCGCGCCGCAGCCGCTTCAACTCCGCTGTCACGTCCTCACCCGGCAGCCGCCGATCTGGCTCGTCAATCTCCCGATCTCGGCTACGAGAGATCCATCGCGTCAGTGTCGATAGGCCGATCCCAAGATCTGCAGCTATCTCCCGTTTCGTCCGGCCGCTCGTCCGCGATAGGCGAACGGCCTCATCCTCAAATTCCTTCGTGAACCGCTTCTGTGGCATGCCCAGAAAACTCCTCTCTCAGTGTATCAGGAGCTCTCCACTTTTTCAGCGCAAGTCCAAACATTCCAGAGCCAAGGAGTTTTTTAGAGCCCTCCAGGTTGTCCACGCTATCTGACACAGAGGCAGATCAGAAGCGTCGCCGCTGCGGGAATACGTCAGCACCTAAATTACCTTGTCCGAGCTAGCGATGCTTATTACATTACTATGATCTAGAACAAAATCTTTATCATGTGTGACGGTTATAATAGTTGCTCGAAGGTTCCTCATGGTTTCGAGCAACGAGATTTCGTTATCGTGATCTAAATGACTGGATGCTTCATCAAGAAATAAAATACGTGGCTTTCTGTATAGTGCTCGGGCGAACAATATGCGTTGTCTTTGCCCACTCGAAAGTATACTACCCATATCGCCAACCAGTGTCTCGAATTTCATCGGCATCCGGCGTATATCATCGATGATAGACGCCAAGCGCGCGCACTCCTCGATCCAACTCAGATCCGGGCATTCATCAAAGGCACAGATGTTGTCAGCCAATGAGCCGGAGAATAATTTATCATCCTGGAGCACGCTGGAAATTTGACTACGGTAAATTTCGAGATCTTTGCAGCGAATATCTTCGCCATCGATAAGAATACGACCATGGCTAGGCTCGATAAGTCCCATCATAACTTTGAGCAGAGTCGTCTTTCCGCATCCTGACGGACCCATGATCGTGAGCGAAGATCCTCTTGGGACATGCAAACTTATATCTTTAATAATCCATGGATCATGCGGGCTGTAACGCACTGCGATATTCTCACATGTCAGTGTCGCAGGCTCGGAACCCGGTGCGACTACATCCGAACTCTCCGCTGATGCAATTATGAGACCGCTACTCTCCGGCTCAGTCATGATGATATCCGAAAGACGATCAGTTTGGACGTTGAGCATACGAAGTTGAAACAGACTGTTTACAAGAGAGCCAACTCGACCTGCAAACTGATCTTTGTACGCCAAAAAGGCTACCAGCATGCCTACCGACATGTCACCACGCATAACGG
This window of the Kozakia baliensis genome carries:
- a CDS encoding IS110 family RNA-guided transposase, with product MDQVIIGVDTHKSNHIAVAINTHGARLGEKTIPTTSRGYRDLEIWASGFGQVKAFGIEGTGSFGANLSRALMAKGHVVMDVMRPNRQIRYLQGKSDALDAEGAARSVLNGQTTALAKTQTGTSEMLRHLKVARDSAVKARSQAMITLKTLIINAPVELRDTLEKINGRITLIRHLAAWHQPTQINSPTASAKMVLRSIARRCLALHEEVDGHDRELERMAHEKAPGLMASHGISTMTVAEMLILVGDNPERIRSEAALAKLCGVCPVPASSGKTNRMRLNRGGNRQANAALYRVAIVRMRDHEMTRAYVAKRTTEGKTRREIVRCLERYIVREIYRHLCGSQTSPRPV